Proteins encoded by one window of Streptomyces sp. LX-29:
- a CDS encoding methylmalonyl-CoA mutase family protein — protein MDAHAIEEGRRRWQARYDSARKRDADFTTLSGDPVEPVYGPAPGDSVEGFERIGWPGEFPYTRGLYPTGYRGRTWTIRQFAGFGNAEQTNERYKMILAAGGGGLSVAFDMPTLMGRDSDDPRSLGEVGHCGVAIDSAADMEVLFKDIPLGDVTTSMTISGPAVPVFCMYLVAAERQGVDTSVLNGTLQTDIFKEYIAQKEWLFPPEPHLRLIGDLMEHCAAGIPAYKPLSVSGYHIREAGATAAQELAYTLADGFGYVELGLSRGLDVDVFAPGLSFFFDAHLDFFEEIAKFRAARRIWARWMRDVYGAKSEKAQWLRFHTQTAGVSLTAQQPYNNVVRTAVEALAAVLGGTNSLHTNALDETLALPSEQAAEIALRTQQVLMEETGVINVADPLGGSWYVEALTDRIEADAEKIFDQIKERGRRAVPDGRHPIGPMTSGILQGIEDGWFTGEIAESAFRYQQALEKGEKKVVGVNCHHGSVTGDLEILRVSHEVEREQVRELAARKSARDDARVEAALKDMVAAARDGSNMIAPMMDAVRAEATLGEICGALREEWGGYTEPAGF, from the coding sequence ATGGACGCTCACGCGATCGAAGAGGGCCGCCGGCGCTGGCAGGCTCGGTATGACTCCGCGCGCAAGCGCGACGCCGACTTCACCACGCTCTCCGGAGATCCCGTCGAGCCCGTCTACGGCCCCGCCCCGGGTGACTCCGTCGAGGGCTTCGAGCGGATCGGCTGGCCCGGTGAGTTCCCGTACACCCGTGGCCTGTATCCGACCGGCTACCGGGGCCGGACCTGGACCATCCGCCAGTTCGCCGGCTTCGGCAACGCCGAGCAGACCAACGAGCGCTACAAGATGATCCTGGCCGCGGGCGGCGGCGGCCTCTCGGTGGCCTTCGACATGCCCACCCTCATGGGCCGGGACTCCGACGACCCCCGCTCGCTGGGCGAGGTCGGCCACTGCGGCGTCGCCATCGACTCGGCCGCCGACATGGAGGTCCTGTTCAAGGACATCCCGCTGGGCGACGTCACCACCTCGATGACGATCTCCGGGCCGGCGGTGCCGGTGTTCTGCATGTACCTGGTCGCCGCCGAGCGGCAGGGTGTGGACACCTCCGTACTCAACGGCACCCTCCAGACCGACATCTTCAAGGAGTACATCGCGCAGAAGGAGTGGCTCTTCCCGCCCGAGCCGCACCTGCGCCTGATCGGCGACCTGATGGAGCACTGCGCCGCGGGCATCCCGGCGTACAAGCCGCTCTCGGTCTCCGGCTACCACATCCGCGAGGCGGGCGCCACGGCCGCGCAGGAGCTGGCCTACACCCTCGCCGACGGCTTCGGCTATGTGGAGCTGGGCCTCTCCCGCGGCCTGGACGTGGACGTCTTCGCCCCCGGCCTGTCCTTCTTCTTCGACGCGCACCTCGACTTCTTCGAGGAGATCGCCAAGTTCCGCGCGGCCCGTCGGATCTGGGCCCGCTGGATGCGGGACGTGTACGGCGCGAAGAGCGAGAAGGCGCAGTGGCTGCGCTTCCACACCCAGACGGCCGGCGTGTCGCTCACCGCGCAGCAGCCGTACAACAACGTGGTCCGCACCGCCGTCGAGGCGCTGGCCGCCGTCCTGGGCGGCACCAACTCGCTGCACACCAACGCCCTGGACGAGACCCTCGCCCTCCCCAGCGAGCAGGCCGCCGAGATCGCGCTGCGCACCCAGCAGGTGCTGATGGAGGAGACCGGCGTCATCAACGTCGCCGACCCGCTGGGCGGCTCCTGGTACGTGGAGGCGCTGACCGACCGGATCGAGGCCGACGCCGAGAAGATCTTCGACCAGATCAAGGAGCGCGGCCGGCGCGCGGTGCCGGACGGCCGGCACCCCATCGGGCCGATGACCTCCGGCATCCTCCAGGGCATCGAGGACGGCTGGTTCACCGGCGAGATCGCCGAGTCCGCCTTCCGCTACCAGCAGGCGTTGGAGAAGGGCGAGAAGAAGGTCGTCGGCGTCAACTGCCACCACGGCTCGGTCACCGGCGACCTGGAGATCCTCCGGGTCAGCCACGAGGTCGAGCGGGAGCAGGTGCGGGAGCTGGCGGCCCGCAAGTCGGCCCGCGACGACGCCCGGGTGGAGGCCGCGCTGAAGGACATGGTGGCCGCGGCCCGGGACGGCTCCAACATGATCGCGCCGATGATGGACGCGGTCCGCGCCGAGGCCACGCTCGGCGAGATCTGCGGCGCCCTGCGCGAGGAGTGGGGCGGTTACACGGAGCCGGCCGGCTTCTGA
- a CDS encoding DUF3817 domain-containing protein, with protein MKQNVLTRYRVMAYVTAVWLLVFTGAIILKYGFETGDTMVISQIHGVLFIIYVIFAFDLGSKAKWPMGKLLWVLLVGCIPVAAFFVEPRVTREVKPLIETDSPAVAQV; from the coding sequence ATGAAGCAGAATGTGCTGACTCGCTACCGCGTGATGGCGTACGTCACCGCCGTGTGGCTGCTGGTTTTCACCGGCGCGATCATCTTGAAGTACGGCTTCGAGACCGGCGACACCATGGTGATCTCGCAGATCCACGGCGTGCTCTTCATCATCTACGTGATCTTCGCCTTCGATCTGGGCTCCAAGGCGAAGTGGCCGATGGGCAAGCTGCTCTGGGTGCTGCTCGTCGGCTGTATCCCGGTCGCCGCCTTCTTCGTCGAGCCGCGGGTGACCCGCGAGGTCAAGCCGCTGATCGAGACCGATTCCCCCGCGGTCGCCCAGGTCTGA
- a CDS encoding MarR family transcriptional regulator gives MAKPLSLPFDPIARADELWKQRWGAVPSMAAITSIMRAQQILLAQVDAVVKPYGLTFPRYEALVLLTFSKAGELPMSKIGERLMVHPTSVTNTVDRLVKSGLVDKRPNPNDGRGTLASITEKGREVVEAATRDLMEMDFGLGAYSDEECVEIFSMLRPLRIAAEDFTQR, from the coding sequence GTGGCCAAACCGCTGAGTCTGCCCTTCGATCCCATCGCCCGCGCCGACGAGCTCTGGAAGCAGCGCTGGGGAGCCGTGCCGTCCATGGCCGCCATCACCTCGATCATGCGGGCGCAGCAGATCCTGCTGGCGCAGGTGGACGCGGTGGTCAAGCCGTACGGCCTGACCTTCCCCCGGTATGAGGCGCTGGTGCTGCTCACCTTCTCCAAGGCCGGGGAGCTCCCCATGTCCAAGATCGGCGAGCGGTTGATGGTGCACCCGACCTCGGTCACCAACACCGTCGACCGGCTGGTGAAGTCGGGTCTGGTGGACAAGCGGCCCAACCCCAACGACGGCCGCGGCACGCTCGCCTCGATCACCGAGAAGGGGCGTGAGGTCGTCGAGGCGGCCACCCGCGACCTGATGGAGATGGACTTCGGGCTCGGGGCGTACTCCGACGAGGAGTGCGTGGAGATCTTCTCGATGCTGCGGCCGCTGCGGATCGCGGCCGAGGACTTCACCCAGCGGTGA
- a CDS encoding MTH1187 family thiamine-binding protein, with protein sequence MIVAFSVTPLGVGEDVGEYVADAVRVVRESGLPNRTDAMFTSIEGEWDEVMDVVKRAVAAVEARAPRVSVVLKADIRPGVTDGLTSKVETVERHLSA encoded by the coding sequence ATGATCGTCGCGTTCTCGGTCACCCCGCTGGGCGTCGGCGAGGACGTGGGGGAGTACGTCGCCGACGCCGTGCGCGTCGTCCGCGAGTCCGGGCTCCCGAACCGCACCGATGCGATGTTCACCTCCATCGAGGGCGAGTGGGACGAGGTCATGGACGTCGTCAAGCGCGCCGTCGCCGCCGTGGAGGCCCGCGCCCCGCGCGTCTCGGTCGTCCTGAAGGCCGACATCCGCCCGGGCGTCACCGACGGTCTGACCTCCAAGGTCGAAACGGTCGAACGGCACCTGTCCGCGTAG
- a CDS encoding DUF3817 domain-containing protein → MDFKTATALRRLRLVSAPEAVSFLLLLVCSVLKRTTEFNAVKPMGWVHAVLFILYVLFWLDAWNRTKWSLKTAAIYFALAVLPAGGFFAERMLKREAEASVIAARARKEGIVNA, encoded by the coding sequence ATGGACTTCAAGACCGCCACCGCGCTGCGTCGGCTCCGACTGGTCTCCGCGCCCGAGGCCGTGTCCTTCCTGCTGCTGCTCGTCTGCTCGGTACTCAAGCGCACCACCGAGTTCAACGCGGTGAAGCCGATGGGCTGGGTGCACGCCGTGCTGTTCATCCTCTATGTGCTCTTCTGGCTGGACGCCTGGAACCGCACCAAGTGGTCGCTGAAGACCGCCGCGATCTACTTCGCGCTCGCCGTCCTGCCCGCCGGTGGCTTCTTCGCCGAGCGCATGCTGAAGCGCGAGGCCGAGGCCAGCGTGATCGCCGCCCGGGCCCGCAAGGAAGGCATCGTCAACGCATGA
- a CDS encoding AIM24 family protein encodes MAQFRLQGSKVLAVDMTGDSVRAKNGSMVAYEGEMTFKKKTGGGEGLRGMVTRRLTGEQMDVMEVRGHGTCYFADRASEINLVTLHGEKLHVEASNLLCADAALRSGTTFTGLRGSSQGNGLFTTTVEGTGQAAIISDGTAVVLRVTPQTPLQVDPGAYIAHTGNLKQHFQSGVTFRTVIGEGSGESFQIRFEGDGLVYVQPSERNTIGGET; translated from the coding sequence GTGGCTCAGTTTCGGCTCCAGGGGAGCAAGGTGCTCGCCGTCGACATGACCGGGGACTCCGTGCGGGCGAAGAACGGATCCATGGTCGCGTACGAGGGCGAGATGACCTTCAAGAAGAAGACCGGCGGGGGTGAGGGGCTGCGCGGCATGGTGACGCGGCGGCTCACCGGCGAGCAGATGGACGTCATGGAGGTGAGAGGGCATGGCACCTGCTACTTCGCTGACCGCGCGAGCGAGATCAACCTGGTGACGCTGCACGGGGAGAAGCTCCATGTGGAGGCGAGCAACCTGCTGTGCGCGGACGCGGCGCTGCGCAGCGGCACCACCTTCACCGGGCTGCGCGGCTCCTCCCAGGGCAACGGCCTGTTCACCACCACCGTCGAGGGGACGGGCCAGGCGGCGATCATCTCCGACGGCACGGCGGTGGTGCTGCGGGTGACCCCGCAGACCCCGCTCCAGGTCGACCCGGGCGCGTACATCGCGCACACCGGGAACCTCAAGCAGCACTTCCAGTCCGGGGTCACCTTCCGCACCGTCATCGGCGAGGGCTCCGGCGAGTCGTTCCAGATCCGCTTCGAGGGGGACGGCCTGGTCTACGTGCAGCCGAGCGAGCGGAACACGATCGGGGGCGAGACCTGA
- a CDS encoding AIM24 family protein codes for MAFTALNSRMVQAQLAPGQKLFSQRGAMLAYQGDVRFTPSVTGGQGGVLGMIGRRVAGEATPLMVVEGSGTVMFGHGGHHVHVVDLWGETLHVEADRLLAFDGTLRQGTMFLGAQGGVMGMVRGQVTGQGLFTTTLEGNGSVAVMAHGGVIELGITPGRPVHVDPQAYVAHRGEVRNRLSTAIGWREMVGRGSGEGFQLELSGTGTVYVQASEEKL; via the coding sequence ATGGCCTTCACGGCGCTCAACTCGCGGATGGTCCAGGCGCAGCTGGCGCCGGGGCAGAAGCTGTTCAGCCAGCGCGGCGCGATGCTGGCCTACCAGGGGGACGTGCGGTTCACCCCCAGCGTCACCGGCGGCCAGGGCGGGGTGCTGGGCATGATCGGGCGGCGGGTCGCCGGCGAGGCGACCCCGCTGATGGTCGTCGAGGGCAGCGGCACGGTGATGTTCGGCCACGGCGGCCACCACGTGCACGTCGTCGACCTGTGGGGCGAGACCCTCCACGTGGAAGCCGACCGACTGCTGGCCTTCGACGGCACGCTGCGCCAGGGCACGATGTTCCTGGGCGCGCAGGGTGGGGTGATGGGCATGGTGCGCGGTCAGGTCACCGGCCAGGGCCTGTTCACCACCACCCTGGAGGGCAACGGTTCGGTGGCGGTCATGGCGCACGGCGGGGTGATCGAGCTCGGGATCACCCCGGGCCGCCCGGTCCACGTCGACCCGCAGGCGTACGTCGCGCACCGCGGCGAGGTGCGCAACCGGCTCTCGACCGCGATCGGCTGGCGGGAGATGGTGGGCCGCGGCTCGGGCGAGGGCTTCCAGCTGGAGCTGTCCGGCACCGGCACGGTGTACGTCCAGGCATCGGAGGAGAAGCTGTGA
- a CDS encoding AIM24 family protein, giving the protein MSGPAVSGPVIHDAHSLPTNDNVNPYAFSVALDGQWFLQKGKMIAYYGQIDFHGVGLGRLDRLIAGSFHSPLHAADWVVAEGRGKMVLADRAFDVNSYDLDDGNLTIRSGNLLAFQTSLALKQSIVPGFLTLIGTGTFVAASNGPVVFVEPPIRVDPQALVGWADCPSPCHHYDHQYLRGFLGGIRAHTGWGGASGEEHQFEFTGAGTVLLQSSETVMPEQPTGASGGTGS; this is encoded by the coding sequence GTGAGCGGTCCGGCCGTCAGCGGTCCCGTCATCCACGACGCGCACTCGCTCCCGACCAACGACAACGTCAACCCGTACGCCTTCAGCGTGGCGCTGGACGGCCAGTGGTTCCTCCAGAAGGGGAAGATGATCGCCTACTACGGGCAGATCGACTTCCACGGCGTGGGGCTCGGCCGGCTGGACCGGCTGATCGCCGGCAGCTTCCACTCACCGCTGCACGCCGCGGACTGGGTGGTGGCCGAGGGACGGGGCAAGATGGTGCTCGCGGACCGGGCGTTCGACGTCAACTCCTACGACCTGGACGACGGCAACCTGACCATCCGCTCCGGCAATCTGCTGGCCTTCCAGACCTCGCTGGCGCTCAAGCAGTCCATCGTGCCGGGCTTTCTCACGCTCATCGGCACCGGCACCTTCGTGGCGGCCTCCAACGGCCCGGTGGTCTTCGTCGAGCCGCCGATCCGGGTGGATCCCCAGGCGCTGGTCGGCTGGGCGGACTGCCCCTCCCCCTGCCACCACTACGACCACCAGTACCTGCGGGGCTTCCTCGGCGGCATCCGCGCGCACACCGGGTGGGGTGGAGCCTCGGGCGAGGAGCACCAGTTCGAGTTCACCGGCGCGGGTACGGTGCTGCTCCAGTCCAGCGAAACGGTGATGCCGGAGCAGCCGACGGGAGCGAGCGGGGGTACCGGTTCGTAA
- a CDS encoding MarR family transcriptional regulator, with amino-acid sequence METENGTRWLSDDEQRAWRAHLDVSRLLMHQLERDLQPFGLTNNDYEILVNLSESEDHRMRMSDLAAATLQSKSRLSHQITRMENAGLVRRENCESDRRGLYAVLTDHGWETMRTVAPHHVASVRRHFIDLLDPADLQALRASLTPVADHLRNQR; translated from the coding sequence ATGGAGACCGAGAACGGCACACGCTGGCTCAGCGACGACGAACAGCGCGCCTGGCGTGCCCATCTGGACGTCAGCAGGCTGTTGATGCACCAGCTCGAACGTGACCTCCAGCCATTCGGTCTGACCAACAACGACTACGAGATCCTGGTCAACCTCTCCGAGTCCGAGGACCACCGGATGCGGATGAGCGACCTCGCCGCGGCCACGCTCCAGTCCAAGAGCCGGCTCTCCCACCAGATCACCCGCATGGAGAACGCCGGTCTGGTGCGCCGCGAGAACTGCGAGTCCGACCGGCGGGGACTCTACGCCGTGCTGACCGACCACGGCTGGGAGACCATGCGCACCGTCGCGCCGCACCATGTCGCCTCCGTACGCAGGCACTTCATCGACCTGCTGGACCCCGCCGACCTCCAGGCCCTGCGGGCGTCGCTGACGCCGGTGGCGGACCACCTGCGCAACCAGCGGTAG
- a CDS encoding HAMP domain-containing sensor histidine kinase has protein sequence MARWFGSVRARAALGATLVVAVALVAAGLAVLGVLRANLRDQTQLQAHVDARQVAARIATGTAFDRLSLDEEPPVQVVDEAGRVRAVSDDLEAIDGTGSASVRPTSAPPAPADESSGRDDRDDDGAENDADDTDDEAPAGPGEISKDVRFTTGSAAVDGESGDYRFAAVRAATPDGVAVTVYAGAPLATERNAVGSVRDAMLIGLPLLLAVVAAVTWLVTRRALRPVEGIRREMAAITASTDLTRRVPEPEARDEVAALARTTNETLAALETAVERQRRFVADASHELRSPIASLRTQLEVGAAHPELLDVDGAVEDVVRLQRLAADLLLLARLDAGERPPPAARVALAQLVREELAQRVGDRVPVRTGELPGVEVAGSHSQLARVLGNLLDNAQRHARGEVRVELRRVAGERPAVVLSVADDGDGVPPGDRERVFERFVRLDDARARDDGGAGLGLAIARDVARRHGGDLTLRESPTGGALFELRLPEERS, from the coding sequence GTGGCTAGGTGGTTCGGCTCCGTCCGGGCGCGGGCCGCGCTCGGGGCCACGCTGGTGGTCGCCGTCGCCCTGGTCGCCGCCGGCCTGGCGGTGCTCGGGGTGCTCCGGGCCAACCTGCGCGACCAGACGCAGCTTCAGGCTCACGTCGACGCGCGTCAGGTCGCCGCGCGGATCGCCACCGGCACCGCCTTCGACCGACTCTCGCTGGACGAGGAGCCGCCGGTGCAGGTGGTGGACGAGGCGGGGCGGGTACGGGCGGTCAGCGATGACCTGGAGGCGATCGACGGGACCGGCAGCGCCTCCGTACGGCCCACGAGCGCCCCGCCGGCGCCGGCCGACGAAAGCTCCGGCCGCGATGACCGCGATGACGACGGGGCCGAAAACGATGCCGACGATACCGACGACGAGGCGCCCGCCGGCCCGGGGGAGATCTCCAAGGACGTGCGCTTCACCACCGGCTCCGCCGCCGTGGACGGCGAGTCGGGTGACTACCGCTTCGCCGCGGTGCGCGCGGCCACGCCGGACGGGGTGGCGGTCACCGTCTACGCCGGGGCGCCGCTGGCCACCGAGCGGAACGCGGTCGGCTCGGTGCGCGACGCGATGCTCATCGGGCTGCCGCTGCTGCTGGCGGTGGTGGCGGCCGTGACCTGGCTGGTGACGCGGCGGGCGCTGCGGCCGGTCGAGGGGATCCGGCGCGAGATGGCCGCGATCACGGCGAGCACGGACCTGACGCGTCGGGTTCCGGAGCCGGAGGCGCGGGACGAGGTCGCGGCGCTGGCGCGCACCACCAACGAGACGCTGGCCGCGCTGGAGACGGCCGTGGAGCGGCAGCGGCGGTTCGTCGCCGACGCCTCCCACGAGCTGCGCTCGCCCATCGCCAGCCTGCGCACCCAGCTGGAGGTGGGGGCCGCGCACCCCGAGCTGCTGGACGTGGACGGGGCCGTGGAGGACGTGGTGCGGCTCCAGCGGCTGGCGGCCGACCTGCTGTTGCTGGCCCGGCTGGACGCCGGCGAGCGCCCGCCGCCGGCCGCCCGGGTGGCACTGGCCCAGCTGGTGCGCGAGGAGCTCGCCCAGCGCGTCGGCGACCGCGTTCCGGTACGCACCGGCGAGCTGCCCGGGGTGGAGGTCGCCGGCTCGCACAGCCAGCTCGCGCGCGTGCTGGGCAACCTTCTGGACAACGCCCAGCGGCATGCGCGGGGCGAGGTGCGGGTGGAGCTGCGGCGGGTGGCCGGCGAGCGGCCCGCGGTGGTGCTGTCGGTCGCCGACGACGGCGACGGCGTGCCGCCCGGCGACCGCGAGCGCGTCTTCGAGCGTTTCGTCCGGCTGGACGACGCCCGCGCCCGCGACGACGGCGGCGCCGGCCTCGGCCTGGCCATCGCCCGCGACGTCGCCCGCCGCCACGGCGGAGACCTCACGCTGCGCGAGTCCCCCACCGGTGGGGCCCTGTTCGAACTCCGCCTCCCCGAGGAGCGCTCCTGA
- a CDS encoding response regulator transcription factor encodes MRLLIVEDEKRLALSLARGLTAEGFAVDVVHDGLEGLHRAGTGTYDLVVLDIMLPGMNGYRVCSALRAAGHEVPILMLTAKDGEYDEAEGLDTGADDYLTKPFSYVVLLARVRALLRRRGPGASPVLRLGRLAVDRGARRVERDGTAVQLTAKEFAVLEQLAVRPGEVVSKAEILEHVWDFAYEGDPNIVEVYISALRRKLGPGLIETVRGAGYRLVSGG; translated from the coding sequence ATGCGTTTGCTGATCGTGGAGGATGAGAAGCGGCTCGCGTTGTCCCTGGCCAGGGGGCTGACGGCCGAGGGCTTCGCCGTGGACGTGGTGCACGACGGGCTGGAAGGGCTGCACCGCGCGGGCACGGGAACGTACGACCTGGTCGTCCTCGACATCATGCTGCCCGGCATGAACGGCTACCGGGTCTGCTCGGCGCTGCGCGCCGCCGGCCACGAGGTGCCGATCCTGATGCTGACCGCCAAGGACGGGGAGTACGACGAGGCCGAGGGGCTGGACACCGGAGCCGACGACTATCTCACCAAGCCGTTCTCGTACGTCGTGCTGCTGGCCCGGGTGCGCGCGCTGCTGCGCCGCCGCGGGCCCGGCGCCTCGCCCGTGCTGCGGCTGGGGCGGCTGGCGGTCGACCGCGGCGCCCGGCGGGTGGAGCGGGACGGGACGGCCGTGCAGTTGACCGCCAAGGAGTTCGCGGTCCTGGAGCAGCTGGCGGTGCGCCCCGGAGAGGTCGTCTCCAAGGCCGAGATCCTGGAGCACGTCTGGGACTTCGCCTACGAGGGGGATCCCAACATCGTCGAGGTCTACATCAGCGCCCTGCGCCGGAAGCTGGGGCCCGGGCTGATCGAGACCGTGCGCGGCGCCGGCTATCGGCTGGTGAGCGGTGGCTAG
- a CDS encoding PepSY domain-containing protein — protein sequence MKRNIVIAGIVVAVLVGGGTATAFAVAGDDPHVSAPSVTADRDDDRHDDRDDDRREDRDDQREDRAESAEDRAEASAELAALKGARIDAAEAARAAASYGTVTSVDLDDEGARHAWEVEVQGKDRKEHELRVDLKTGKVTQITDAERGDDSDD from the coding sequence ATGAAGCGCAACATCGTCATCGCCGGCATCGTCGTGGCCGTCCTCGTCGGCGGCGGCACGGCCACGGCCTTCGCCGTCGCGGGGGACGACCCGCACGTCTCCGCGCCGTCCGTCACCGCCGACCGCGACGACGACCGGCACGACGACCGCGACGACGACCGGCGGGAGGACCGCGACGACCAGCGGGAGGACCGCGCGGAGTCCGCCGAGGACCGCGCGGAGGCCAGCGCCGAGCTCGCCGCCCTCAAGGGCGCGCGGATCGACGCTGCCGAGGCCGCCCGCGCCGCCGCCTCCTACGGCACGGTCACCTCGGTCGACCTCGACGACGAGGGCGCGCGGCACGCCTGGGAGGTCGAGGTCCAGGGCAAGGACCGCAAGGAGCACGAGCTGCGCGTGGACCTGAAGACGGGCAAGGTCACCCAGATCACGGACGCCGAGCGGGGCGACGACTCGGACGACTGA
- the meaB gene encoding methylmalonyl Co-A mutase-associated GTPase MeaB: protein MVDVPELVEQARQGRPRAVARLISLVEGASPQLREVMAALAPLTGGAYVVGLTGSPGVGKSTTTSALVTAYRRAGKRVGVLAVDPSSPFSGGALLGDRVRMSDHASDPGVYIRSMATRGHLGGLAWAAPQAIRVLDAAGCDVVLVETVGVGQSEVEIAAQADTSVVLLAPGMGDGIQAAKAGILEIGDLYVVNKADRDGADATARELNHMLGLGESRGPGDWRPPIVKTVAARAEGIDEVVEALEKHRAWMEERGVLAERRLRRASGEVETIAVTALRQRIGDLHGDRRLDALAERIVGGELDPYAAADELVDGLTQG from the coding sequence ATGGTTGACGTCCCCGAGCTGGTGGAGCAGGCACGCCAGGGTCGGCCGCGAGCCGTGGCCCGGCTGATCTCCCTGGTGGAGGGGGCGTCTCCGCAGCTGCGCGAGGTCATGGCCGCGTTGGCGCCGCTCACCGGCGGCGCCTACGTGGTCGGGCTGACCGGCTCGCCCGGCGTCGGCAAGTCCACCACCACGTCCGCCCTGGTCACCGCCTATCGGCGGGCCGGCAAGCGGGTCGGGGTGCTGGCCGTCGACCCCTCCTCGCCGTTCTCCGGCGGGGCGCTGCTCGGCGACCGGGTGCGGATGAGCGATCACGCCTCCGACCCCGGCGTCTACATCCGGTCCATGGCCACCCGCGGCCACCTCGGCGGCCTCGCCTGGGCCGCCCCCCAGGCCATCCGGGTGCTGGACGCGGCCGGCTGCGACGTGGTGCTGGTGGAGACCGTGGGCGTCGGCCAGTCCGAGGTGGAGATCGCCGCCCAGGCCGACACCAGCGTGGTGCTGTTGGCCCCCGGCATGGGGGACGGGATCCAGGCCGCCAAGGCCGGCATCCTGGAGATCGGCGATCTCTACGTGGTCAACAAGGCCGACCGGGACGGCGCCGACGCGACCGCGCGGGAACTCAACCACATGCTCGGCCTCGGCGAGTCCCGCGGCCCCGGCGACTGGCGGCCGCCGATCGTCAAGACCGTCGCCGCGCGCGCCGAGGGGATCGACGAGGTCGTCGAGGCCCTGGAGAAGCACCGCGCCTGGATGGAGGAGCGCGGTGTGCTCGCCGAGCGGCGGCTGCGGCGCGCCTCCGGCGAGGTCGAGACCATCGCCGTGACGGCCCTGCGTCAGCGCATCGGCGACCTGCACGGCGACCGGCGGCTGGACGCGCTGGCGGAGCGGATCGTCGGCGGCGAGCTGGATCCGTACGCGGCGGCGGACGAGCTGGTGGACGGGCTCACGCAGGGCTGA
- a CDS encoding acetyl-CoA C-acetyltransferase, whose protein sequence is MTSGSGSHGSTSVIVAGARTPMGRLLGSLRSFSGTDLGSIAIKAALDRAGIGGDQVQYVIMGQVLQAGAGQIPARQAAVKAGIPMNVPALTINKVCLSGLDAIALADQLIRAGEFDVIVAGGQESMTNAPHLLPKSREGYKYGAIEMLDAMAYDGLTDPFDGIAMGASTERHNSRLGIKREEQDEVSALSQQRAAAAQKNGIFEAEITPVEIPQRKGEPVIFSKDEGIRGDTTVESLAKLRPAFDKNGTITAGSSSQISDGAAAVVVMSKAKAEELGLDWIAEIGAHGNVAGPDNSLQSQPSNAILHALGKEGLSVEDLDLIEINEAFGAVTVQSMKDLGVSSEKVNVNGGAIALGHPIGMSGARLVLHLALELKRRGGGVGAAGLCGGGGQGDALIIRVPQK, encoded by the coding sequence ATGACCTCTGGTTCTGGTTCCCATGGTTCTACCTCCGTGATCGTCGCGGGCGCCCGGACGCCCATGGGCCGCCTGCTCGGCAGCCTGCGCTCCTTCTCCGGGACGGACCTCGGCTCCATCGCCATCAAGGCGGCCCTCGACCGGGCCGGCATCGGCGGCGACCAGGTGCAGTATGTGATCATGGGGCAGGTGCTGCAGGCCGGCGCCGGCCAGATCCCGGCCCGGCAGGCGGCGGTCAAGGCGGGCATCCCGATGAACGTGCCCGCGCTGACCATCAACAAGGTCTGCCTCTCCGGCCTGGACGCCATCGCGCTGGCCGACCAGCTCATCCGCGCCGGCGAGTTCGACGTGATCGTGGCCGGCGGCCAGGAGTCGATGACCAACGCGCCGCACCTGCTGCCCAAGTCGCGTGAGGGCTACAAGTACGGCGCGATCGAGATGCTCGACGCCATGGCGTACGACGGGCTCACCGACCCCTTCGACGGCATCGCGATGGGCGCGTCCACCGAGCGCCACAACAGCCGGCTGGGCATCAAGCGGGAGGAGCAGGACGAGGTCTCCGCGCTCTCCCAGCAGCGGGCCGCCGCGGCGCAGAAGAACGGGATCTTCGAGGCCGAGATCACCCCGGTGGAGATCCCGCAGCGCAAGGGCGAACCGGTGATCTTCTCGAAGGACGAGGGCATCCGCGGCGACACCACCGTCGAGAGCCTGGCCAAGCTGCGCCCCGCCTTCGACAAGAACGGGACGATCACCGCCGGCTCCTCCTCGCAGATCTCCGACGGCGCCGCCGCGGTCGTGGTCATGAGCAAGGCCAAGGCCGAGGAGCTGGGCCTGGACTGGATCGCCGAGATCGGCGCCCACGGCAACGTGGCCGGCCCGGACAACTCGCTCCAGTCGCAGCCGTCCAACGCGATCCTGCACGCGCTCGGCAAGGAGGGCCTGTCCGTCGAGGACCTCGACCTCATCGAGATCAACGAGGCGTTCGGGGCGGTCACCGTCCAGTCAATGAAGGACCTCGGAGTCTCCTCCGAAAAGGTGAACGTCAACGGCGGTGCGATCGCCCTGGGTCACCCGATCGGCATGTCCGGCGCCCGGCTCGTGCTCCACCTGGCGCTGGAGCTGAAGCGGCGCGGCGGCGGGGTCGGCGCGGCCGGGCTCTGCGGCGGCGGCGGTCAGGGCGACGCGCTGATCATCCGAGTGCCGCAGAAGTGA